From Kaistella polysaccharea:
ATCAATAAAACTCAATTTTGGGAATTTAGACTTAAACCTAAAACCCACTACCTAAAACCTAAATATCATGAACGCAGATCAAATGTTTAAAGAAAGTATTACGCACAAAGAAAAATTCTGGGCAGAACAGGCAGAACAAATTGAATGGTTTAAGAAGCCTAAACATATCTTAACCGACGACGGCGAAAATTACCCAACTTGGTTTGCAGATGGCGAATTAAACACCTGTTTTCTGGCGGTTGACAAACATGTCAATGATGGATTTGGCGATCAGGTTGCCATTATTTACGATTCTCCGGTGACAAATAGGATTATTAAATATACGTACAGCCAAGTTTTAGAACACGTTTCAAAATTTGCGGGCGGCCTGAAAAAATTAGGTTTGGAAAAAGGCGATACCGCGATTATTTACATGCCCATGATTCCGGAATCTGTATTTGCAATGTTGGCTTGTGCAAGATTAGGTGTAACGCATTCCGTAGTTTTTGGTGGATTTGCGCCACAGGAATTAGCCATCCGAATTGACGATTGTAATCCGAAAGCGATTATCACCGCAAGTTCCGGAATGGAAGTTTCCAGAAGAATTCCGTATTTGCCTTTCGTGAAAGAAGCAGTTTCGATGTCTGAACATCAACCGGAACATATTGTAGCCTTTGATAGAAAATTATTAGGAAATCGGGTTGATTTTAAAAACGACTCTTCATTGGTTGATTTTGAAAAGTTGATGACCGATTCTGAATCCACCGAGTGCGTTTCCGTAGAATCTACGCATCCTTTGTATATTTTGTATACCTCCGGAACGACTGGAAAACCGAAAGGAGTTGTCCGCGATAATGGTGGGCACGCCGTTGCCATGAAATTTTCAATCAAAAATATTTACGGTGCAAATGAAGGCGAAACCTTTTGGGCGGCTTCCGACATTGGTTGGGCAGTTGGCCACAGTTATTCGGTTTATGGTCCTTTGATCAACAGAAATACGACCGTAATTTTTGAAGGGAAACCTATCGGAACTCCGGATGCAGGAACTTTTTGGAGAGTAATCGAAGAGCATAAAGTATCCATTATGTTTACGGCTCCGACCGCAATTCGTGCTATTAAAAAAGAAGATCCAGAAGGAAAACTGGTGAAGAAATATGATTTATCCTCTTTGAGAATGCAGTTTTTGGCAGGTGAAAGATGTGATGTCGCAACTTTGGATTGGTATGAAGAATTTGTCGGCGTTCCTGCAATCGATCATTGGTGGCAAACAGAATCAGGTTGGCCGATGTTAGGATTAATGCCTGGAGTTGAAGATGTTAAAATTAAAAGAGCCTCCGCTGGAAAACCAATTCCTGGATATGATATTAAAATTTTCAGTGAAGAAGGTTATGAACTTGAACCGCATCATGAAGGTTATTTGGTGATTAAACTTCCTTTAGCGCCCGGCGCGATGATGGGAATTTGGGGCGATCCGGAACGTTTTAAATTTGGATATTTATCCAGATTTCCGGGCTATTATTTTTCCGGCGATGGTGCCATTAAAGATGAAGATGGTTATGTTTTCGTGACTGGACGAGTTGATGATGTAATCAATGTCGCAGGTCACAGACTTTCTACCGCAGAAATGGAAGAAGTGGTTTCTGCTCACAAAGAAATTGCAGAATGTTGCGTGGTCGGAATTGATGATGATTTAAAAGGTCAGATTCCTTTCGCAATTGCGGTTATAAAATCCGGTTCGGAAGCGGATGAGAAAACTTTGGAGAAGGATCTTGTTTTATTGGTGCGCGAAAAAATTGGTGCTGTGGCGTGTATGAAAAATGCTTTGGTGGTGAACCGTTTACCGAAAACGCGGTCTGGGAAAATTTTGAGAAAACTGATTCGGACGATGTTGGATGGAAAGGAATATCAAATGCCTTCGACGATTGATGATGAAAGTGTTGTGGAGGAATTGCAGTTGAAAATGGATGAATATAAAAAGAAGTATTTGTAAATTGTTTTGTCCAATTACACAAAATATTTTAACGCAAAGACGCAAAGAAATAATTAGGAATGCTGCATAAAATTACGGGCGCGAAGGCGTTTCACTTAGCAAAGAATTGCGAAAAATGACGACTTGCGCATCTGAAATTTAACTATTAAGAAAGATTAAAGAGATTGAGGAGGATTAAGGTTCATCAAAGATGAATTGAGTTGGAAAAATATTTCTTTGGCAAATGCAGGTTTTATAAAACTGAATTTTAAATAAACGAAAATTGGGATAAATAAAACGGGTCGTAACTAGCCCTGATAGAAGCGGTTACCCCGGAACAAGCGTTGGGAAAAGCCTTGGCGTGAGGAGTATGAGCGGATAGCAGGTTCCTGGCTCCTAAATAAAATTAGAATTAAAAAAAATTAAATATTATGAAAAATTACGTGATAGACGATTTGCCGGACTATTTTAAACAGTATAAAAAATCGATTAAAAACCCGAAAAAATTCTGGGATAAAGTGGCCGATGAGAATTTTGTGTGGTATCAACGGTGGTCCAAAGTAGTGGATTACAATATGGAAGATGCTAAAATTCAGTGGTTTAAAAATGCAAAACTGAATATTACGAAGAATTGTATCGACCGGCATTTGAATGAGCGTGGCGATAAAACGGCGATTATTTTTGAGCCGAATGATCCGAAAGAGGAGGCGCAACATATTTCCTACAGCGAATTGCGCGACCGGGTTTGTAAGATGGCGAATGTGCTCCGTGATCAGGGCGTGCAAAAGGGCGACCGCGTTTGTATTTATCTGCCGATGATTCCGGAACTGGCTGTTTCAATGTTGGCTTGTGCAAGATTGGGCGCGATTCACTCCGTGATTTTTGCAGGATTTTCGGCAAACGCTGTGGAATCAAGAGTCAACGATTGTGGAGCGAAAATGATCATCTGTTCGGACGGAAGTTACCGCGGTACCAAATCAATTGATTTAAAAGGAATCATCGATGAAGCCGTAGAAAAATGTCCGACCGTGGAAAAAGTTTTGGTCGTAAAAAGAACCGGCGGCGAGGTGAACATGAAGGAAGGAAGAGACCTTTGGTTGGCGCCGCTTTATGACAAAGCGCCTTCTGATTTTATTTCGGTGATCATGGATGCGGAAGATCCTTTGTTTATTTTATATACTTCCGGCTCGACTGGAAAACCAAAAGGAATGTTGCACACCACCGCTGGTTACATGGTTTACACGGCTTATACTTTTAAGAATGTTTTCAATTATAAAGAGAATGATATTTATTGGTGTACCGCAGATATTGGCTGGATTACGGGACATTCTTATATTTTATACGGACCATTATTGAATGGCGCAACGACGGTAATTTTTGAAGGAGTGCCGACTTATCCGGAACCGGATCGTTTCTGGGAAGTGATTGAAAAACATAAAGTAACGCAATTTTATACGGCTCCAACGGCGATTCGTGCCTTGGCGAAAGAATCTTACGAGTGGGTTGAGAAACACGATTTGTCGAGTTTGAGAGTGATTGGTTCTGTTGGTGAACCGATTAATGATGAAGCGTGGCATTGGTACAATGATCATGTCGGCAAGAAAAAATGTCCGATCGTTGATACTTGGTGGCAAACTGAAACCGGAGGAATTATGATTTCGCCTTTGCCTTTTATCACGCCGACAAAACCAACTTATGCAACCTTGCCGTTGCCGGGAATTCAGCCGGTTTTGATGGATGATAAACGAAATGAAATTACGGGAAATCAAGTGGATGGGAATTTATGTATCCGTTTTCCGTGGCCCGGAATTGCCCGAACAATTTGGGGCGATCATCAACGATATAAAGAAACTTATTTTACCGCTTTCCCGGGAAAATATTTTACGGGCGATGGCGCCTTGAGGGACGAAGTTGGTTATTACAGAATCACCGGTCGCGTTGATGACGTGATCATTGTTTCCGGACATAATCTTGGAACTGCACCAATTGAAGACAGTGTGAATTTGCATCCGGCCGTGGCGGAATCTGCGATTGTTGGGTATCCACACGATGTGAAAGGAAGTGCGCTTTACGGTTTCGTGATGTTGAAAGACAGTGGCGAAGATCGCGATAGAGATAATTTGAGAAAAGAAATCAACAACGTGATCTCCGATACGATTGGACCGATCGCGAAACTGGATAAAATTCAGTTTGTTTCAGCCTTGCCAAAAACCCGTTCCGGGAAAATCATGCGTCGTATTTTGAGAAAAATTGCGGAAGGTGATTTTGCTAATTTCGGTGATACTTCTACGTTGTTGAATCCGGAGATTGTGGAGGAGATTAAGAATGAAAAATTGTAAGATTGTTGGATGATGGATGTCTGATGATGGATATTTTAATCTTGCAATAAACTATAGAACCTTGCGGAAACGTGAGGTTTTTTGTTTTGCAATATATTGTATCTTTCTTTTTTTAAACTTAAGTATGAAATATATTTTCCTTTTTGTTTCGCTATTTCTAATTTTATCTTGTGAGAAAAAAGATCTTACTGATAAAGAAGTATTAGAGATTATTCATGCTGATAAAAACTACCAAGGGCTTCAACTAAAAACAAATTTTTGGACTGGTGATAAAGTTATTGATACTATTAAATCTTTCAGGAAAATAATTGTGAAGGAAAATCTAAAACCTATATTTAAAGCCGATTTGAAGGGTGATGGGAAACAGGATTATTTAGTAAATTTAGAATATAAAAAGGACAGTGCTAATGAAAATATCGTGAGATATATTGATGAAGATTCTAAAAATTGTGTTGTTTTATTAAGCAGTTCAAATGCTTACAAAATTTTAAGCGCAGGTAAAAAAAGGGTTTACGATATCTTTGCCACCAAAATTATAAATTACAAAGGTCAGAATTTGATAAAGGTGTTAAACTTTATACCAAGATTTGATGACTTAAATAATATCCTGAAGTTCGATACCTTAACTGTTAAAAATAATCAACTTACAGAATTTGTAAATAAGAGAAGTAACAATAATATTTCAGAAATTAAATTCACCCAGTTTGG
This genomic window contains:
- a CDS encoding DUF6438 domain-containing protein, with translation MKYIFLFVSLFLILSCEKKDLTDKEVLEIIHADKNYQGLQLKTNFWTGDKVIDTIKSFRKIIVKENLKPIFKADLKGDGKQDYLVNLEYKKDSANENIVRYIDEDSKNCVVLLSSSNAYKILSAGKKRVYDIFATKIINYKGQNLIKVLNFIPRFDDLNNILKFDTLTVKNNQLTEFVNKRSNNNISEIKFTQFGGFAPGIYYTLTLKKDSIILNSKFYKKLEGKYLGNNKNDFENLALYLNNIDFKNLKDKYFIDCSDCSAIETKIVYDNGKVKTNYDYGEKGSLGLLKFYDSIHAIMEKQKWQKMD
- a CDS encoding AMP-binding protein; this translates as MNADQMFKESITHKEKFWAEQAEQIEWFKKPKHILTDDGENYPTWFADGELNTCFLAVDKHVNDGFGDQVAIIYDSPVTNRIIKYTYSQVLEHVSKFAGGLKKLGLEKGDTAIIYMPMIPESVFAMLACARLGVTHSVVFGGFAPQELAIRIDDCNPKAIITASSGMEVSRRIPYLPFVKEAVSMSEHQPEHIVAFDRKLLGNRVDFKNDSSLVDFEKLMTDSESTECVSVESTHPLYILYTSGTTGKPKGVVRDNGGHAVAMKFSIKNIYGANEGETFWAASDIGWAVGHSYSVYGPLINRNTTVIFEGKPIGTPDAGTFWRVIEEHKVSIMFTAPTAIRAIKKEDPEGKLVKKYDLSSLRMQFLAGERCDVATLDWYEEFVGVPAIDHWWQTESGWPMLGLMPGVEDVKIKRASAGKPIPGYDIKIFSEEGYELEPHHEGYLVIKLPLAPGAMMGIWGDPERFKFGYLSRFPGYYFSGDGAIKDEDGYVFVTGRVDDVINVAGHRLSTAEMEEVVSAHKEIAECCVVGIDDDLKGQIPFAIAVIKSGSEADEKTLEKDLVLLVREKIGAVACMKNALVVNRLPKTRSGKILRKLIRTMLDGKEYQMPSTIDDESVVEELQLKMDEYKKKYL
- the acs gene encoding acetate--CoA ligase yields the protein MKNYVIDDLPDYFKQYKKSIKNPKKFWDKVADENFVWYQRWSKVVDYNMEDAKIQWFKNAKLNITKNCIDRHLNERGDKTAIIFEPNDPKEEAQHISYSELRDRVCKMANVLRDQGVQKGDRVCIYLPMIPELAVSMLACARLGAIHSVIFAGFSANAVESRVNDCGAKMIICSDGSYRGTKSIDLKGIIDEAVEKCPTVEKVLVVKRTGGEVNMKEGRDLWLAPLYDKAPSDFISVIMDAEDPLFILYTSGSTGKPKGMLHTTAGYMVYTAYTFKNVFNYKENDIYWCTADIGWITGHSYILYGPLLNGATTVIFEGVPTYPEPDRFWEVIEKHKVTQFYTAPTAIRALAKESYEWVEKHDLSSLRVIGSVGEPINDEAWHWYNDHVGKKKCPIVDTWWQTETGGIMISPLPFITPTKPTYATLPLPGIQPVLMDDKRNEITGNQVDGNLCIRFPWPGIARTIWGDHQRYKETYFTAFPGKYFTGDGALRDEVGYYRITGRVDDVIIVSGHNLGTAPIEDSVNLHPAVAESAIVGYPHDVKGSALYGFVMLKDSGEDRDRDNLRKEINNVISDTIGPIAKLDKIQFVSALPKTRSGKIMRRILRKIAEGDFANFGDTSTLLNPEIVEEIKNEKL